A single window of Anomaloglossus baeobatrachus isolate aAnoBae1 chromosome 5, aAnoBae1.hap1, whole genome shotgun sequence DNA harbors:
- the FGF8 gene encoding fibroblast growth factor 8 isoform X1 — translation MLYITSMLGYLLMHLFVICLQAQVTVQSPPNFTQHVREQSLVTDQLSRRLIRTYQLYSRTSGKHVQVLDNKKINAMAEDGDPHAKLIVETDTFGSRVRIKGAETGFYICMNKKGKLVGKTNGRGKDCVFTEIVLENNYTALQNAKYEGWYMAFTRRGRPRKGSKTRQHQREVHFMKRMPKGHHTTEAHRRFEFINYPFNRRSKRTRYSSSR, via the exons atgctctacatcacatccatgcTTGGATACTT gCTGATGCACTTGTTTGTCATCTGTTTACAAGCTCAG GTAACTGTTCAGTCCCCACCTAATTTTACACAGCATGTGAGGGAGCAGAGCCTGGTGACAGATCAGCTGAGCAGAAGGCTCATCAGGACCTACCAGTTATACAGCCGCACCAGTGGGAAGCATGTGCAAGTACTGGACAACAAGAAAATCAACGCAATGGCCGAGGATGGGGATCCACATG CCAAATTGATTGTGGAAACAGACACGTTCGGAAGCAGAGTCCGTATAAAAGGAGCCGAGACAGGTTTCTACATCTGCATGAACAAGAAGGGGAAGTTGGTCGGCAAG ACAAATGGAAGAGGAAAAGATTGCGTCTTCACCGAAATTGTCTTGGAAAATAATTACACAGCATTACAAAATGCCAAGTACGAAGGGTGGTATATGGCCTTCACCCGGAGAGGACGTCCAAGGAAAGGATCCAAAACAAGACAACACCAACGAGAGGTTCATTTTATGAAGAGGATGCCAAAGGGTCACCACACCACTGAAGCTCATAGACGATTTGAATTTATTAATTACCCTTTTAATCGGAGAAGTAAAAGGACTCGATACTCAAGTTCTCGGTAG
- the FGF8 gene encoding fibroblast growth factor 8 isoform X2 — protein sequence MLYITSMLGYLLMHLFVICLQAQHVREQSLVTDQLSRRLIRTYQLYSRTSGKHVQVLDNKKINAMAEDGDPHAKLIVETDTFGSRVRIKGAETGFYICMNKKGKLVGKTNGRGKDCVFTEIVLENNYTALQNAKYEGWYMAFTRRGRPRKGSKTRQHQREVHFMKRMPKGHHTTEAHRRFEFINYPFNRRSKRTRYSSSR from the exons atgctctacatcacatccatgcTTGGATACTT gCTGATGCACTTGTTTGTCATCTGTTTACAAGCTCAG CATGTGAGGGAGCAGAGCCTGGTGACAGATCAGCTGAGCAGAAGGCTCATCAGGACCTACCAGTTATACAGCCGCACCAGTGGGAAGCATGTGCAAGTACTGGACAACAAGAAAATCAACGCAATGGCCGAGGATGGGGATCCACATG CCAAATTGATTGTGGAAACAGACACGTTCGGAAGCAGAGTCCGTATAAAAGGAGCCGAGACAGGTTTCTACATCTGCATGAACAAGAAGGGGAAGTTGGTCGGCAAG ACAAATGGAAGAGGAAAAGATTGCGTCTTCACCGAAATTGTCTTGGAAAATAATTACACAGCATTACAAAATGCCAAGTACGAAGGGTGGTATATGGCCTTCACCCGGAGAGGACGTCCAAGGAAAGGATCCAAAACAAGACAACACCAACGAGAGGTTCATTTTATGAAGAGGATGCCAAAGGGTCACCACACCACTGAAGCTCATAGACGATTTGAATTTATTAATTACCCTTTTAATCGGAGAAGTAAAAGGACTCGATACTCAAGTTCTCGGTAG